From a single Bacillus pumilus genomic region:
- a CDS encoding P-II family nitrogen regulator — protein sequence MSKMYKVEIVTRPANFETLKVELGKIGVTSITFSNVHGCGLQKGHTELYRGVKKESNVYERLKIEIVLSKVPVEQVVETAQKVLRTGEPGDGKIFIYEIENTINIRTGEEGPAAL from the coding sequence ATGAGCAAAATGTATAAAGTGGAGATTGTCACACGTCCAGCTAATTTTGAAACATTAAAGGTGGAGCTTGGAAAGATTGGTGTCACCTCGATTACCTTTTCGAATGTGCACGGCTGCGGCTTACAAAAGGGACATACAGAGCTATACCGCGGTGTTAAAAAGGAAAGCAATGTGTACGAACGGTTAAAGATTGAAATCGTCCTAAGCAAAGTACCTGTCGAACAAGTCGTTGAAACGGCTCAAAAGGTACTTCGTACAGGAGAACCAGGGGATGGGAAAATTTTTATATATGAGATAGAAAATACAATCAACATTCGGACAGGTGAAGAAGGACCTGCCGCCCTATAA
- a CDS encoding amino acid ABC transporter ATP-binding protein yields MTESKELIRVEKLNKYFGELHVLKDIDLTVYENDVVVLIGASGSGKSTLLRCMNFLEIKNDGQIIIAGNPVHPKRNQLNEMRQKIGMVFQHFNLFPHKTVLENIIEAPVMVRKTKKEQAISDANVLLEKVGLADKANIYPSKLSGGQKQRVAIARALAMKPDVMLFDEPTSALDPELVGEVLQTMKSLAKEGMTMVIVTHEMGFAKEVADRVVYMHEGRIIEEGTPSELFDSPQEERTKLFLSSIL; encoded by the coding sequence ATGACAGAATCAAAGGAACTCATTCGCGTTGAAAAACTCAATAAGTACTTCGGAGAGCTGCATGTTTTAAAGGACATCGACCTCACCGTTTACGAAAATGATGTGGTCGTCTTAATTGGAGCCAGCGGATCTGGAAAAAGCACCTTGCTCCGCTGTATGAATTTTTTAGAAATTAAAAATGATGGCCAGATTATCATTGCTGGAAATCCAGTCCATCCAAAACGCAATCAATTAAACGAAATGAGACAAAAAATAGGCATGGTGTTTCAGCATTTTAACCTCTTCCCGCATAAAACTGTGCTTGAAAACATCATCGAAGCGCCTGTCATGGTGAGAAAAACAAAAAAGGAACAAGCTATTAGTGACGCCAATGTCCTTTTAGAAAAAGTTGGACTTGCGGATAAAGCCAACATATATCCTTCTAAACTATCAGGTGGTCAAAAGCAGCGTGTAGCTATCGCAAGAGCTCTCGCCATGAAACCAGATGTCATGTTATTTGACGAACCTACGTCTGCCCTCGATCCTGAACTTGTAGGCGAGGTACTGCAAACAATGAAAAGTCTCGCAAAAGAAGGCATGACAATGGTCATTGTCACCCATGAAATGGGCTTTGCGAAAGAAGTCGCCGATCGTGTTGTCTATATGCATGAAGGCCGTATCATCGAAGAAGGCACACCGTCAGAATTGTTCGATTCACCTCAAGAGGAACGAACCAAGCTATTTCTTAGCTCCATTTTATAG
- a CDS encoding peptidoglycan DD-metalloendopeptidase family protein: MREEEKKRTSKITKVQQFFRKRWVFPAIYLVSAAVVLTAVLWYQAVSKDVKDQLSDGNQTGQEQRDDAVEVGKPIENVAMPVQNSDNVSIVKKFYEADADQKEKEAALVNYNNTYTLSKGIDLADKDGKVFDVTAALSGTVVQAKKDPVLGHVVEIEHEDGLSTVYQSLSQVSVKEGDEVKQNDVIGASGKNLYGAESGNHVHFEIRMEGLALNPLSFIDKPVSTIEKAAQEVTEEAKEPAQPKTEEKTKEPATEDKAKEPAGEKSEEKSDEKGKSSDQEKSSDSSKDSSQSEETKQS, from the coding sequence ATGAGAGAGGAAGAAAAGAAACGTACTTCCAAAATCACAAAAGTTCAGCAATTTTTCCGTAAGCGCTGGGTATTCCCTGCTATTTACTTGGTCAGCGCAGCGGTCGTGTTAACAGCGGTTCTTTGGTATCAAGCTGTATCAAAAGATGTGAAAGACCAACTATCTGATGGAAATCAAACAGGGCAAGAACAGCGTGATGATGCCGTTGAAGTTGGAAAGCCAATTGAAAATGTTGCCATGCCAGTCCAGAATTCTGATAATGTTTCTATCGTGAAAAAGTTCTATGAAGCAGATGCTGATCAAAAAGAAAAAGAAGCAGCACTTGTAAACTATAATAACACCTATACCTTGAGCAAAGGTATTGATCTTGCAGATAAAGATGGCAAAGTGTTTGATGTCACAGCTGCTCTTAGTGGAACAGTGGTTCAAGCGAAAAAAGATCCAGTTCTCGGTCACGTCGTTGAAATTGAACATGAAGATGGATTGTCGACTGTTTATCAATCATTGTCACAAGTGAGTGTCAAAGAAGGCGATGAAGTCAAGCAAAATGATGTCATCGGTGCTTCTGGAAAAAATCTATATGGTGCTGAAAGCGGCAACCATGTGCATTTTGAAATTCGGATGGAAGGGTTAGCGCTTAATCCACTTAGCTTCATTGACAAGCCTGTTTCTACTATTGAAAAGGCGGCGCAAGAAGTGACGGAAGAAGCAAAAGAACCTGCTCAGCCAAAAACTGAAGAAAAAACGAAGGAACCTGCTACTGAAGATAAGGCCAAAGAGCCTGCTGGAGAAAAATCTGAAGAAAAGTCTGATGAGAAGGGGAAATCCTCTGATCAAGAAAAGTCTTCTGATTCCTCTAAAGACAGCAGTCAATCCGAGGAAACAAAACAATCTTAA
- a CDS encoding MFS transporter: MNERIWTRDFIMIVLVNLFTFTSFYALLTLLPIYTMDELNGTESQGGLLVTVFLLSAIVTRPFSGAIIEKFGKKRMAIFSSTAFALLTYLYIPIDQFQTLLTLRFVQGIFFSILTTVTSAIAADMIPKTKRGEGLGYFVMSMNLAVVIGPFIALNQVGKVGFHSLFLLFSIIVSIGAAFTMLIRQPEPENGGSVVFRFTLSHLFEKGALKTAAVGIIISFCYSPIISFISVYANSLNLMGASSYFFIVFAAAMLGSRPFTGRLFDRVGPHIVIYPSIALFAIGLWMLTATQSAAMLLLSGAVIGLGYGSLVPCLQTLAIQHSPAHRTGYATATFFTLYDTGIAAGSFVFGMLVSFTDFSNVYLIAGVVVLLSMGVFYWSERKPQEARAQEVSLSE, encoded by the coding sequence ATGAACGAACGCATTTGGACGAGAGACTTTATTATGATTGTCCTGGTGAATTTATTTACGTTCACCTCTTTTTATGCCCTTTTGACATTACTGCCCATTTACACAATGGATGAACTAAATGGAACAGAATCACAGGGCGGTCTCCTTGTGACGGTCTTCTTATTGTCCGCTATTGTGACAAGGCCGTTTTCTGGAGCCATTATTGAAAAATTCGGCAAGAAACGCATGGCGATTTTTTCTTCAACGGCTTTCGCCCTGCTCACTTATTTATACATTCCAATTGATCAATTCCAAACACTTCTTACGCTACGTTTCGTGCAGGGAATCTTCTTTAGCATTTTAACAACCGTAACAAGTGCCATTGCTGCTGATATGATTCCGAAAACTAAACGGGGAGAAGGACTCGGTTACTTTGTGATGTCCATGAACCTTGCTGTTGTCATCGGTCCATTTATCGCATTGAATCAAGTAGGAAAAGTAGGATTCCATTCTTTATTTCTTCTCTTTTCCATTATTGTCTCCATTGGCGCAGCTTTCACCATGCTGATTAGACAGCCAGAGCCTGAAAACGGTGGAAGTGTCGTCTTTCGATTCACTCTTTCTCACCTGTTTGAAAAAGGCGCTTTAAAGACGGCAGCAGTTGGAATCATTATTTCTTTTTGTTACTCGCCAATCATTTCATTTATTTCAGTCTATGCCAATTCACTTAACCTGATGGGTGCAAGCAGTTATTTCTTCATTGTATTTGCGGCAGCGATGCTCGGATCCCGTCCATTTACAGGCAGACTTTTTGACCGAGTGGGACCTCACATCGTGATCTATCCTTCCATTGCTCTATTTGCGATCGGTTTATGGATGCTGACCGCTACGCAATCAGCAGCAATGCTTCTATTATCCGGCGCTGTCATTGGCCTTGGCTACGGCTCTTTAGTGCCATGTCTGCAAACTCTTGCCATTCAGCACTCACCAGCTCACCGCACAGGCTATGCGACGGCTACCTTCTTTACCCTGTATGATACGGGAATTGCGGCTGGATCCTTTGTATTTGGCATGCTTGTCAGCTTCACAGATTTTTCAAATGTGTACCTCATTGCTGGCGTTGTCGTTTTACTCAGCATGGGCGTTTTTTATTGGAGCGAGCGAAAACCGCAAGAAGCAAGAGCACAAGAGGTTTCCCTATCAGAATAG
- a CDS encoding amino acid ABC transporter permease, with protein sequence MEMIVLPTLSHFFQTLIDSRGIFLEGMLLTLQLTVISIFIGMFIGLFFALLKISRVSVFGYIANAYIFLVRGTPLVVQIFILYFGLTELNIPDFWAASIALAFHNGAYIAEIFRGAIQSIDQGQKEAGRSLGMGRFLTMRRIILPQAMRRALPPLGNQFIIGLKDSSLAAFISVNELFNVATTQGSNSFDNMTYLLVVAVYYLVLVLLLTFAVQTFEKKLSVSDH encoded by the coding sequence ATGGAGATGATTGTTTTGCCTACACTATCACACTTTTTTCAAACGCTGATTGATTCTAGAGGCATTTTTTTAGAAGGAATGCTGCTCACCTTACAACTCACTGTGATCAGCATCTTCATTGGTATGTTCATCGGGCTCTTCTTTGCTTTACTGAAAATATCTCGCGTGTCTGTCTTCGGTTATATCGCCAATGCCTATATCTTCCTTGTACGCGGGACACCATTGGTTGTTCAAATTTTCATCCTATATTTCGGGCTGACGGAATTAAATATCCCCGACTTCTGGGCCGCTTCCATTGCGCTCGCCTTTCATAATGGCGCATATATAGCAGAAATATTCAGAGGCGCTATCCAATCGATCGATCAGGGGCAAAAAGAGGCAGGGCGTTCTCTTGGCATGGGACGTTTTCTAACAATGAGACGTATCATTCTCCCGCAAGCGATGCGGCGTGCCCTCCCCCCTCTTGGTAACCAGTTCATTATCGGCTTAAAAGACTCGTCACTCGCCGCCTTTATCAGTGTCAATGAACTATTTAACGTCGCCACAACTCAAGGCTCCAACAGCTTTGATAATATGACCTATTTACTTGTTGTAGCCGTCTATTACTTAGTTCTTGTCTTGCTGTTAACATTTGCTGTCCAAACCTTTGAGAAGAAACTATCAGTTAGTGACCATTAG
- a CDS encoding undecaprenyl-diphosphatase: MNYELFKVIHGMAHHSEFLDQAMIFITKKAILVYALVLLICWFLGNHKFKKHVFFSGVTGIVALIVNFAITLFHYEERPFVAHKVDTLIPHSADASFPSDHTTGALALSLAIRSRNKKLGNILLVFGLLTGFSRIWVGHHYPFDVLGSLIVSIAVVFIMNKLWKFFDSPIDRIVTFYETIVGKIFRRKQKEQGSDLSNS; the protein is encoded by the coding sequence TTGAATTACGAATTGTTTAAAGTCATACACGGGATGGCTCATCATTCTGAGTTTTTAGATCAAGCCATGATTTTCATTACGAAAAAGGCCATTCTCGTATATGCCCTCGTCTTATTGATTTGCTGGTTTTTAGGTAATCACAAATTTAAGAAGCATGTCTTCTTTTCTGGTGTAACAGGCATCGTAGCACTCATCGTCAATTTTGCGATTACACTGTTTCATTATGAAGAGCGGCCGTTTGTGGCGCACAAAGTCGACACACTGATCCCGCACTCAGCAGACGCTTCCTTCCCAAGTGACCATACAACAGGCGCACTGGCTCTTTCATTAGCCATTCGGTCCCGAAATAAAAAGCTCGGCAACATCTTGCTCGTCTTTGGATTACTCACAGGATTCTCCCGCATCTGGGTCGGTCACCATTATCCATTTGATGTATTAGGCAGCTTGATCGTATCGATTGCCGTTGTCTTTATCATGAATAAATTATGGAAATTCTTTGACTCTCCAATTGATCGTATCGTGACTTTCTACGAGACAATTGTAGGGAAAATATTCAGAAGGAAGCAAAAGGAACAGGGCTCTGACCTGTCCAACTCTTAA
- a CDS encoding MauE/DoxX family redox-associated membrane protein, producing MSVLYFIGVYFLGIIFAGAWLDKVRKQTAHKQQMNAYQLLPPSLTGPMFYLFLTVELACTGLLFVSNMSLVPAIGLTALLCMYTGAVTFNLLRGHRDISCGCGGLLENDRLHWGIVIRNVSMLALVIGLFYVHPFVETIPWPLHIICFLIAVAACFIIAVGKDILMFKRKWINQFESFIEGD from the coding sequence GTGAGTGTCTTATATTTTATAGGTGTCTATTTTTTAGGAATCATCTTTGCTGGTGCATGGCTTGATAAAGTGAGAAAACAGACGGCACATAAGCAGCAGATGAATGCTTATCAATTGCTGCCTCCTTCGCTCACGGGACCTATGTTTTATTTGTTTTTGACTGTTGAATTGGCTTGTACAGGCCTTTTGTTCGTATCGAATATGTCTCTTGTACCTGCGATTGGTCTTACAGCACTTTTATGTATGTATACTGGAGCGGTCACCTTCAATTTATTGAGAGGTCATCGTGATATTTCATGCGGGTGTGGAGGTTTGCTGGAAAATGACCGGCTTCACTGGGGAATTGTGATTCGGAATGTGTCGATGTTGGCTCTTGTGATTGGGCTGTTTTATGTGCATCCCTTTGTAGAAACAATTCCGTGGCCACTTCACATCATTTGTTTTCTGATAGCAGTGGCTGCCTGTTTCATTATAGCGGTGGGAAAAGACATCTTGATGTTCAAAAGAAAATGGATCAATCAATTTGAATCATTTATAGAAGGAGACTAA
- a CDS encoding transporter substrate-binding domain-containing protein: protein MVRCYTYLKAYFLLIRRTAKKEEKLIIKKRRFWVPALFSVAVLLLSSCGSSETNGNGDKRNSTAKGSPILEDGKFIFAASGEFHPFSYMDGNQMSGFDIDVGNAISDKLGLEPIQKKYKFAGIVEGVKAGKFDAAVASHTINEERKKHVLFSKPYYYSGPQIFTRPGADIHHADDLKDKEIAVSKGSSYADIAKEHSGQEPKYYDSDVVALEALANGKHDAVVTDFATGAEAMKKKLKIEARERLGQSEQAIAVSKENEQLIEEINDAIDALKKDGTLKQISEKYFDEDITVKQD from the coding sequence ATGGTAAGATGCTACACATATTTAAAAGCCTACTTTCTCCTTATACGGAGAACGGCTAAAAAGGAGGAGAAGCTTATTATTAAAAAAAGACGGTTTTGGGTCCCAGCCCTTTTCTCGGTTGCAGTATTACTTCTGTCTTCGTGTGGTTCAAGTGAAACAAATGGGAACGGAGATAAACGTAATTCTACAGCGAAAGGGTCGCCAATTTTGGAGGATGGAAAATTTATATTTGCAGCATCAGGTGAATTTCACCCGTTCAGTTACATGGATGGAAACCAGATGTCCGGCTTTGATATCGATGTAGGCAATGCGATTAGCGACAAACTAGGTCTCGAGCCTATACAGAAAAAATATAAATTCGCAGGCATCGTCGAAGGTGTAAAAGCAGGGAAATTTGATGCGGCAGTGGCAAGTCATACCATCAATGAGGAACGAAAAAAACACGTTCTTTTTTCTAAGCCCTATTACTACTCTGGCCCGCAAATCTTCACAAGACCCGGAGCAGACATTCACCATGCGGATGACTTAAAAGACAAAGAAATCGCTGTATCAAAAGGGTCGTCCTACGCTGATATCGCAAAGGAACATAGCGGGCAGGAACCAAAATATTACGACAGTGATGTAGTCGCTTTAGAAGCACTAGCCAACGGAAAACACGATGCGGTCGTGACGGATTTTGCCACAGGTGCAGAAGCCATGAAGAAAAAATTAAAAATCGAAGCGCGCGAAAGGCTCGGACAAAGTGAACAGGCCATCGCTGTATCTAAAGAAAATGAACAGCTCATAGAAGAAATCAATGATGCGATTGATGCGCTAAAAAAAGACGGAACATTAAAACAAATAAGCGAAAAGTACTTTGACGAAGACATCACGGTCAAACAAGATTAA
- a CDS encoding ammonium transporter yields MQMGDTVFMFFCTLLVWLMTPGLALFYGGLVRSKNVLSTTMHSLTSLAIVSIVWIVFGYSLAFAPGNAWIGGLDWIGLKGVGFEPGSYSETIPHSLFMMFQMTFAVLTTAIISGAFAERIRYSAVVVFTLLWVIFVYAPVAHWVWGGGWIGEMGALDFAGGNVVHISSGVAGLIVAIVLGKRKEAASSSPHNLIYTLLGGAVIWFGWFGFNVGSALTLDSVAMFAFINTNTAAAAGIIGWLLIEWMINKKPTMLGAISGAIAGLVAITPAAGFVTPFASIIIGIIGGIVCFWGVFSLKAKFGYDDALDAFGLHGIGGTWGGIATGLFATTSVNDGGANGLFYGDPSLLWKQVVAIVATYAFVAVVTYVIIKVVNLFFKIRATEEEESVGLDLTMHGEKAYQD; encoded by the coding sequence ATGCAAATGGGTGATACAGTATTTATGTTCTTCTGCACACTACTCGTGTGGTTAATGACACCGGGTTTAGCCTTATTCTACGGAGGACTCGTGAGAAGTAAAAACGTGTTAAGTACAACCATGCACAGCTTAACATCACTAGCAATCGTCTCCATCGTATGGATCGTGTTTGGTTATTCCTTGGCCTTTGCGCCAGGCAATGCATGGATCGGAGGCTTAGACTGGATTGGACTAAAAGGCGTTGGCTTTGAACCTGGTTCATATAGTGAGACCATTCCACATTCATTGTTCATGATGTTCCAAATGACCTTTGCCGTCTTAACAACAGCCATCATTTCAGGTGCCTTCGCTGAACGAATCCGTTACTCAGCAGTCGTCGTGTTTACACTCCTTTGGGTCATTTTTGTATACGCTCCTGTCGCACACTGGGTATGGGGCGGCGGCTGGATTGGTGAAATGGGAGCGCTCGACTTCGCTGGAGGAAACGTGGTTCACATCTCATCTGGTGTTGCAGGTCTCATCGTGGCGATTGTGCTCGGAAAACGGAAAGAAGCAGCAAGCTCTTCTCCGCATAATTTGATCTATACACTTCTTGGCGGAGCTGTTATCTGGTTTGGCTGGTTTGGTTTTAACGTTGGGAGTGCTCTTACATTAGACAGTGTGGCGATGTTTGCCTTTATTAACACAAATACTGCTGCTGCTGCGGGAATCATCGGCTGGCTGTTAATAGAGTGGATGATCAACAAAAAGCCGACCATGCTCGGCGCGATCTCTGGCGCCATCGCAGGCCTTGTTGCCATTACACCTGCCGCTGGTTTTGTCACACCATTTGCTTCTATTATCATCGGAATCATCGGCGGGATTGTCTGTTTCTGGGGAGTCTTCTCACTCAAAGCCAAATTTGGCTATGATGATGCCCTAGATGCATTCGGGCTTCATGGAATTGGCGGAACTTGGGGAGGAATTGCAACAGGGCTTTTCGCAACAACCTCTGTCAATGACGGCGGAGCCAATGGCTTATTTTATGGAGATCCCAGCTTGCTTTGGAAGCAAGTCGTCGCCATTGTCGCCACTTACGCCTTTGTGGCCGTTGTGACATACGTGATCATCAAAGTAGTGAATCTCTTCTTCAAGATTCGCGCAACCGAAGAAGAAGAATCAGTGGGCCTTGATTTAACCATGCACGGCGAAAAAGCCTATCAAGATTAA
- a CDS encoding GNAT family N-acetyltransferase yields the protein MGDFIVKTFNRIATEDDLKAIVDIYNSTIASREVTADTEPVSVEDRRQWFLNHSEKRPLYVKTDEEGHIYGWLSFETFYGRPAYNGTVEMSIYLNQDYRGKGLGSLFLQEAIELAPSLGIRTLLAFIFGHNEASIRLFKKHGFETWGHLPRIAEMDGSRYDLDILGKEL from the coding sequence ATGGGGGACTTTATTGTGAAAACTTTCAACCGCATAGCAACTGAAGATGACCTCAAAGCGATCGTTGATATCTACAATTCAACCATTGCTTCAAGAGAAGTAACCGCCGACACAGAACCAGTTTCGGTTGAAGACCGCCGGCAATGGTTTTTGAATCATTCAGAGAAAAGACCGCTCTATGTGAAAACAGATGAGGAAGGACATATTTACGGCTGGCTCAGCTTTGAAACATTTTACGGAAGACCCGCATACAACGGGACTGTGGAAATGAGTATTTACTTAAACCAAGACTACAGGGGAAAAGGGTTAGGATCACTTTTCTTACAGGAAGCCATTGAGTTGGCACCCTCTTTAGGCATTCGAACGTTACTTGCCTTTATTTTTGGGCATAACGAAGCTAGCATTCGACTATTTAAAAAGCACGGCTTTGAAACATGGGGTCATCTGCCACGCATCGCAGAAATGGATGGCAGCAGATACGATTTAGATATTCTAGGTAAAGAATTGTAA
- a CDS encoding TlpA family protein disulfide reductase encodes MTDILLIIVLFIVIAQLAVVFLLARFIGKFMNKIKTLDGIELKEADVGDSAPLFRSYTHLGEKIILKEYLQNGRAVMLLFVNSTCMTCKSILSDIHYQMSSGDPQFIIINGDEQADDAALVQLLPDQAVYVRSSQIMELYGLTVVPQAILMDEHGIILQRKSLQNAKQFEQLLHAS; translated from the coding sequence ATGACAGATATTCTACTGATTATTGTGTTATTCATTGTCATTGCTCAGCTGGCTGTGGTGTTTTTGCTTGCCCGCTTTATCGGAAAATTTATGAATAAAATCAAAACCCTTGATGGAATTGAATTAAAGGAAGCTGATGTTGGTGATTCAGCGCCGCTATTTCGAAGCTATACGCATTTAGGGGAGAAGATCATTTTAAAGGAATATTTGCAAAACGGAAGAGCCGTGATGCTATTATTTGTGAACTCTACTTGCATGACATGCAAAAGCATTTTGTCTGATATACATTATCAAATGTCTAGCGGTGATCCACAGTTCATCATTATCAATGGAGATGAACAAGCAGATGATGCAGCCCTTGTCCAGTTGCTCCCTGATCAAGCTGTGTATGTTCGCTCTTCGCAAATTATGGAGCTGTATGGGTTAACTGTTGTTCCGCAAGCGATTCTGATGGATGAACATGGCATCATCCTGCAAAGGAAATCTCTTCAAAATGCGAAACAGTTTGAACAGTTGCTACATGCTTCATAA
- a CDS encoding MFS transporter gives MNKWKDSRKVFLTAIAFGTMLNPLNSSMISLALHQIQHEFGLSFTTVSWLISSFYLASAVTQPVSGRIGDHVMSRRTLFLFGLGLVAVSAICAPFAPTFGVLIVIRLLQAIGSSAIYPSGVGLIRDHIQEKQASALAVLSIFASAMTALGPTLGGFLMTIGGWPAIFLVNLPFILISFFLGLTLFPKEQKKRKLRIGETVRKLDLPGMLLFTVCIVLLLSFLLSLSDGIQYVQGILCLISAGTFIWWEYQVDEPFIQIRMFREEQRLSLVYVQFIILNIFFYCLFFGLPSYFQDELGWRVEMTGLFMLCMSGVSIIVSPLTGKWVDRGDERHPILASAVLMLAGASAMTFFFIPAPLWGKGVVLALLGLSYGIGNVALQAAMLKASPQHMIGTSSGLFQTCRYLGSILSSAVLGMLFGDEIAGPHFGQLGWTLIIISLTGIGVSLYFSSKVRGRQAIKKAVR, from the coding sequence ATGAATAAGTGGAAAGACAGCCGAAAAGTCTTTTTAACTGCGATTGCATTTGGCACAATGTTAAATCCGCTGAATTCCTCGATGATTTCTTTGGCTTTGCATCAAATTCAGCATGAATTCGGTTTGTCGTTTACGACCGTATCCTGGCTCATTTCGTCCTTTTATTTAGCAAGTGCGGTTACGCAGCCGGTGAGTGGCCGGATTGGAGATCATGTGATGAGCCGAAGAACCTTATTTTTATTCGGACTCGGTCTTGTGGCGGTTTCGGCCATCTGTGCACCGTTTGCTCCGACGTTTGGGGTGCTGATTGTGATCCGGCTGCTGCAGGCAATTGGGAGCAGTGCCATTTATCCTTCTGGGGTCGGGCTCATTCGGGATCATATTCAGGAAAAGCAGGCTTCGGCGTTAGCAGTATTGTCCATTTTTGCTTCGGCGATGACGGCACTTGGACCGACGCTTGGCGGATTTTTGATGACAATTGGCGGTTGGCCAGCTATCTTTTTAGTGAATCTGCCTTTTATTTTAATCAGCTTCTTTCTTGGATTAACTTTGTTTCCAAAGGAGCAGAAAAAACGAAAGCTTCGTATAGGAGAAACGGTGAGAAAGCTTGATTTGCCAGGGATGCTTCTTTTTACAGTTTGTATTGTCCTTTTACTTTCGTTTTTATTATCACTTAGTGATGGCATTCAATATGTTCAAGGGATTCTTTGTCTTATAAGTGCAGGCACTTTTATCTGGTGGGAGTATCAAGTGGATGAACCGTTTATTCAAATTCGGATGTTCAGAGAGGAGCAGAGGCTGTCTCTCGTGTATGTGCAATTTATCATCTTAAATATCTTTTTCTATTGTCTTTTCTTTGGTTTGCCGAGTTATTTTCAGGATGAATTAGGCTGGCGTGTGGAGATGACAGGTTTATTTATGCTGTGTATGTCTGGGGTGAGCATCATTGTGTCGCCGCTGACAGGAAAGTGGGTGGACCGGGGAGATGAACGGCATCCGATTTTAGCAAGTGCGGTACTAATGCTAGCTGGAGCATCTGCGATGACCTTCTTTTTTATTCCGGCACCATTATGGGGGAAAGGGGTGGTTCTAGCGCTGCTTGGACTCAGTTACGGGATTGGGAATGTTGCGCTGCAAGCGGCGATGCTCAAGGCAAGTCCTCAGCATATGATTGGCACGTCCTCTGGACTTTTTCAAACATGCCGTTATCTTGGTTCCATTCTGTCTTCTGCTGTCCTTGGTATGCTGTTTGGGGATGAAATTGCGGGCCCCCATTTTGGGCAGTTAGGCTGGACATTGATTATCATTTCTCTTACCGGCATAGGTGTCAGTCTTTATTTTTCTAGTAAAGTGAGAGGGAGACAGGCAATAAAAAAAGCGGTGCGATAA